Proteins found in one Quercus robur chromosome 2, dhQueRobu3.1, whole genome shotgun sequence genomic segment:
- the LOC126716167 gene encoding uncharacterized protein LOC126716167, which translates to MITIQNSTRTSRVANKLLFTAQSRTLCRFTIPEKQGDKILFINSDQLLFTLQYPSRIIEPEVEQSKVSRSFFHQKPRVAVLSVCSKLPFTSPFCHQIIVGVAGHKDSIAAEKKSSEAMDSIPTFNAEHLQSNMKTVYYSRTFLSIIGGVIAGIMGFTSLTGFIFYFLIMAITSVGLLAKAGFTVHSYFDSWNRVLLDGFLGGLMSFVLFWTFAYDLVHIF; encoded by the exons ATGATTACTATTCAGAACAGTACCCGCACTAGCAGAGTTGCCAACAAGCTACTATTCACTGCACAGTCCAGAACACTATGCAGATTTACTATTCCAGAAAAGCAAGGGGACAAGATactgttcataaacagtgaCCAGTTACTGTTCACTCTACAGTACCCCAGCAGAATCATTGAG CCAGAGGTAGAGCAAAGCAAAGTGAGCAGATCTTTCTTTCATCAGAAACCACGTGTTGCTGTTCTCTCCGTTTGTTCAAAGCTCCCTTTTACGTCGCCGTTTTGCCACCAGATTATCG TAGGTGTGGCGGGACATAAAGATTCAATTGCAGCAGAGAAAAAATCAAGCGAGGCCATGGATAGCATACCAACCTTCAATGCTGAGCATCTTCAAAGTAATATGAAGACTGTCTATTACAG ccGGACTTTTCTGTCAATTATTGGCGGGGTCATTGCTGGAATTATGGGGTTCACAAGCTTGActgggtttattttttatttcctaataaTGGCAATCACTTCAGTTGGGCTACTAGCAAAGGCAGGGTTTACAGTTCATTCATACTTTGATAGCTGGAACCGGGTTTTACTTGATGGCTTTTTGGGCGGGCTTATG TCATTTGTGCTTTTCTGGAC ATTTGCCTATGACTTGGTGCACATATTCTGA
- the LOC126708765 gene encoding glycosyl hydrolase 5 family protein-like encodes MAKLSLFSLANLLFALIIFQCVISQSKLVTDSPLYTDSRWIVDGEGRRVKLACVNWPSHIDAVLAEGLSKQPLDAISKRIVSMGFNCVRFTWPTFLFTSDSLGALTVRQSFQNLNLSQALAGIQDNNPFIIDLPLRKAFQAVVNNLGANHLMAILDNHISKPGWCCSLNDGNGFFGDEYFNVDVWLKGLSRVAAMFRGVPNVVGMSLRNELRGSRQNVDDWFRYMQQGAETVHAANPDVLVILSGLSYDIDLSFLANRSVNLSFTNKLVFETHRYRFSNTATWADHSANEACRITQDDMMSKSGFLLDKGFPLFVSEFGIDESANDATDESFMNCFLSYAAEHDFDWAIWALTGSYYIRQGKTNTEETYGLLNFDWSDVRNPRLLRRISAIQSPFKGPGLPGLRGTNTEQLTNTGQLIFHPSTGLCVMRRSVFELIRRSVFAPLTLGPCTHPKALWSYTPEKTISLYGAEFCIQADGPGKPGKLRNICIDPDTKWEAISDSKLHLSSTVGDGKTVCLDVDFHTNNVVTNWCKCVSDDKTCDPSSQWFKLIKI; translated from the exons ATGgcgaaactctctctcttttctttagcAAACCTTCTCTTTGCTCTAATAATCTTCCAATGTGTAATTTCTCAAAGCAAGCTTGTTACGGATTCACCACTATATACTGATTCGCGGTGGATTGTGGACGGAGAAGGGAGACGAGTGAAGTTAGCATGTGTGAATTGGCCATCACATATCGATGCCGTTTTGGCTGAAGGCCTTAGCAAGCAACCTTTGGATGCAATCTCCAAGAGGATTGTGTCAATGGGATTCAACTGTGTTAGGTTTACTTGGCCAACTTTCTTGTTCACAAGCGACTCGCTAGGTGCTCTTACTGTAAGACAGTCCTTTCAAAATCTAAATCTATCTCAAGCTCTTGCTGGCATCCAGGATAACAACCCATTTATCATTGATCTTCCACTTCGAAAAGCTTTTCAG GCAGTGGTGAATAACCTTGGGGCCAACCATTTGATGGCCATACTGGACAATCACATAAGCAAGCCCGGTTGGTGTTGCAGCCTTAATGATGGCAATGGCTTTTTCGGTGATGAGTATTTCAATGTAGACGTCTGGCTTAAGGGACTAAGTCGAGTAGCTGCCATGTTTAGAGGAGTTCCCAATGTGGTAGGCATGAGCTTAAGGAATGAGCTCCGAGGCTCCAGACAAAATGTAGATGATTGGTTTAG ATACATGCAGCAAGGAGCAGAGACAGTGCACGCAGCAAATCCAGACGTTCTTGTCATTCTCTCTGGCTTGAGTTACGACATAGACTTGTCTTTCCTTGCAAATAGATCAGTGAATCTCTCATTCACTAACAAACTAGTATTTGAGACACACAGGTACAGATTTTCAAATACAGCTACATGGGCAGACCATAGTGCGAACGAAGCTTGTAGAATTACCCAAGATGACATGATGAGCAAGTCAGGATTTTTGTTGGATAAGGGGTTTCCATTATTTGTGAGTGAATTTGGGATAGACGAAAGTGCGAACGATGCCACTGACGAAAGCTTCATGAATTGCTTCTTGAGTTATGCAGCTGAGCATGACTTTGATTGGGCCATTTGGGCACTCACTGGGAGTTACTACATTAGACAAGGAAAAACTAATACGGAGGAGACCTACGGGctacttaattttgattggagTGATGTTCGAAATCCAAGACTTTTGCGGAGGATATCCGCAATTCAATCTCCCTTTAAAG GGCCAGGTTTACCAGGTTTACGGGGAACTAATACAGAGCAATTAACTAATACAGGGCAATTAATTTTCCATCCTTCAACTGGTTTATGTGTCATGAGAAGATCAGTGTTTGAACTCATAAGAAGATCAGTGTTTGCACCATTGACATTAGGACCCTGCACCCACCCTAAAGCCTTGTGGAGCTACACACCCGAGAAAACTATATCCCTTTATGGAGCAGAATTTTGCATACAAGCAGATGGACCAGGAAAGCCAGGAAAGCTTAGAAATATATGCATCGACCCTGACACAAAGTGGGAAGCCATCTCAGATTCTAAGCTACATCTCTCATCCACTGTTGGTGATGGCAAAACTGTTTGCTTGGATGTAGATTTTCACACAAACAATGTTGTGACAAATTGGTGCAAATGTGTGAGTGATGATAAAACATGTGACCCAAGTAGCCAATGGTTCAAGCTCATTAAAATATGA